From Nicotiana tabacum cultivar K326 chromosome 22, ASM71507v2, whole genome shotgun sequence, one genomic window encodes:
- the LOC107770432 gene encoding receptor-like serine/threonine-protein kinase ALE2: MLDLAKLLFFPRCAKVSERGQSLTLKYLTILFYLLCVTNAELLDKPLEQQPISPVNKPVEAPGLPDLLLPASVPAFHRQHRNHFPSGASRLWLGPAQPPDYGPLVTAAHPPSSSRLSKPSMKKSGLVPPNAGLAPPSMKKSGLVPPSAGLAPPHSAEIAPTQSSPSTLPAGLTQPPLSPHTSNCCGPDMVLKRGSQDCQCVYPLKIDLLLLNVSSNPNWKLFLNEFASQLSLKVSQIELINFYLVDLSKLNISMDITPDKGISVSSAEAFAINSSLSMHKIHLDPALVGGYQLLNITWFKPPVSAQAPRSAMSPVQAAPWLPSAPAVTVSSNKRRHPSLILIVGIVAGILIITIISTLFICFCGSNQRQKKRPHKETAKPIRTDAVPTEGSFPHPTSTRFLPYEELKEATNNFAPSSILGEGGFGRVFKGVLSDGTAVAIKRLTSGGQQGGKEFLVEVEMLSRLHHRNLVKLIGYYSSRESSQNLLCYELVPNGSLEAWLHGPLGLNCPLDWDTRMKIALDAARGLAYLHEDSQPCVIHRDFKASNILLENNFNAKVADFGLAKQAPEGQANYLSTRVMGTFGYVAPEYAMTGHLLVKSDVYSYGVVLLELLTGKKPVDMSQPSGQENLVTWARPILRDKDRLEELADLRLEGKYPKEDFVRVCTIAAACVAPEASQRPTMGEVVQSLKMVQRVTEYQDTNINSGTRPNIRQSSTTFESDGTSSMFSSGPYSGLSVFENDVSRATVFSEDLHEGR, translated from the exons ATGTTGGACTTGGCAAAGCTACTGTTCTTCCCCCGTTGTGCTA AGGTATCAGAGAGGGGCCAATCTTTGACGCTGAAGTATTTAACCATCTTATTTTATCTCTTGTGCGTAACAAATGCCGAGTTGCTTGATAAGCCATTGGAACAACAGCCCATCTCACCGGTCAACAAACCTGTTGAAGCACCTGGCTTACCTGATCTGCTCCTGCCGGCGAGTGTACCTGCATTTCATAGGCAACATAGAAATCATTTTCCTTCTGGTGCATCACGGCTTTGGCTAGGCCCTGCCCAGCCTCCTGATTATGGTCCTTTAGTAACTGCTGCACACCCTCCTTCCAGTTCGCGCTTGTCCAAGCCATCAATGAAGAAAAGTGGATTGGTGCCTCCTAATGCTGGCCTTGCACCTCCATCAATGAAGAAAAGTGGATTGGTGCCTCCTAGTGCTGGCCTTGCACCTCCCCATTCGGCAGAGATTGCTCCAACACAATCCAGTCCTAGTACTCTACCCGCTGGTTTGACTCAGCCACCACTTTCTCCTCACACTTCCA ACTGTTGTGGGCCAGATATGGTGCTCAAACGAGGAAGCCAGGACTGCCAGTGTGTTTACCCATTAAAGATCGACCTACTCCTCTTGAATGTCTCATCAAATCCAAATTGGAAACTGTTTCTGAATGAATTTGCTTCACAATTAAGTTTAAAGGTTTCTCAAATTGAGCTAATTAACTTTTACCTGGTGGATCTATCAAAGCTAAATATATCCATGGATATCACACCAGATAAGGGAATTAGTGTATCATCTGCTGAAGCCTTTGCAATAAACTCTTCGTTATCAATGCATAAGATCCATCTAGATCCAGCACTAGTGGGTGGATATCAATTGCTCAACATTACCTGGTTTAAGCCGCCAGTTTCAGCACAAG CTCCTCGTTCTGCTATGTCACCCGTTCAAGCAGCTCCGTGGCTGCCTTCTGCTCCTGCAGTAACAGTGTCTTCGAACAAAAGGAGACATCCAAGTTTAATTCTTATTGTTGGGATTGTTGCTGGCATCTTAATCATCACTATCATATCAACACTCTTTATTTGTTTCTGTGGATCTAATCAAAGACAGAAGAAAAGACCCCACAAAGAAACTG CAAAACCGATACGTACGGACGCTGTTCCAACTGAGGGATCATTTCCCCATCCAACTAGTACACGGTTCCTTCCATATGAAGAACTGAAAGAAGCTACAAATAACTTTGCACCATCTAGTATACTTGGAGAGGGCGGCTTTGGCAGAGTTTTCAAGGGTGTGCTGAGTGATGGTACTGCTGTTGCAATAAAAAGACTTACTAGTGGAGGCCAACAAGGAGGTAAAGAGTTTCTAGTTGAGGTTGAGATGCTTAGTAGGCTGCATCACCGTAATCTGGTGAAACTTATTGGTTACTATAGCAGTCGTGAGTCCTCACAGAACCTACTGTGTTATGAGCTTGTTCCAAATGGGAGTTTGGAGGCTTGGCTTCATG GCCCTTTAGGATTAAACTGCCCACTGGATTGGGACACAAGAATGAAAATTGCGCTTGATGCAGCGAGAGGACTTGCATATTTGCACGAAGATTCTCAACCTTGTGTTATACATAGAGATTTCAAAGCATCAAATATATTGCTTGAGAACAACTTTAATGCTAAAGTTGCTGATTTTGGCCTTGCAAAACAGGCCCCGGAAGGCCAGGCGAATTACCTCTCGACTCGTGTTATGGGCACATTTGG GTATGTAGCCCCTGAATATGCCATGACTGGGCACCTACTGGTAAAAAGTGATGTGTACAGCTATGGGGTTGTCCTCCTTGAATTGTTGACAGGAAAGAAGCCTGTAGATATGTCACAACCATCTGGACAGGAAAATCTTGTTACTTGG GCCAGACCAATACTTAGAGACAAGGATCGTTTGGAAGAACTTGCTGATTTAAGGCTTGAGGGAAAGTACCCAAAGGAGGATTTTGTGCGGGTTTGTACAATTGCTGCGGCTTGTGTTGCTCCGGAAGCTAGCCAACGGCCTACAATGGGAGAAGTGGTTCAGTCTCTCAAAATGGTTCAGCGGGTAACTGAGTACCAGGATACTAATATAAATTCAGGCACTCGACCTAACATAAGGCAGTCATCTACAACATTTGAATCAGACGGTACCTCGTCTATGTTTTCTTCTGGTCCTTACTCTGGTTTGAGTGTGTTCGAGAATGACGTATCTCGGGCAACTGTATTCTCAGAAGATCTTCATGAAGGAAGATGA